From Paenibacillus sp. FSL H8-0537:
ATTTTAAGTAAAAGGCCAGTCCATTCACGATTGCGAAGGAGTGTAGGTATGGATTTGAAATATGATTTTTATATGAATGCCGAGCCGGAGGAGGTATGGAATGCGTTCATGAAGCCGGAAAACACGCGCAAAATCTTTTTTGGCAGCACGCTGCATTCGACCTTTGAGCCAGGCGCCCGTTATGAATACATTGGCCCGAATGAGAAGGGCGAAGAGGTTGTGCATGTATACGGAACGGTGCTGGAATATAAGCAAAATGAGCTATTCAGCTGTACGGAGCACCCGGGACCCTCTTATCGTGAAAATCATGCGGAGCTGGAGACGCGGCTTACCCTGTCGCTTGAGAAGGTCGGCGGCTGCACGAAGCTGACGCTGGTGAATGATAAGTGGCCAGCAGACCACCCGTCGTATGAAAATACGAAGGCGAGCTGGTGGATGATTCTCAGCAATATTAAGACGCTGGCGGAGACGGGCAAGACGCTTGATTTTGGC
This genomic window contains:
- a CDS encoding SRPBCC domain-containing protein is translated as MDLKYDFYMNAEPEEVWNAFMKPENTRKIFFGSTLHSTFEPGARYEYIGPNEKGEEVVHVYGTVLEYKQNELFSCTEHPGPSYRENHAELETRLTLSLEKVGGCTKLTLVNDKWPADHPSYENTKASWWMILSNIKTLAETGKTLDFGW